The Oryctolagus cuniculus chromosome 5, mOryCun1.1, whole genome shotgun sequence genome includes a region encoding these proteins:
- the LOC127488063 gene encoding butyrophilin subfamily 1 member A1-like, which produces MTLDAETAHPALFLSEQRRVTWQEEKQDLRDSPQRFHSLPCVLGQLSITSGRYYWEVEIGDTASCDLGICRDNVTRKGQVTISPQNGFWAIRIYEGEYWALTSPETRLTLRQHPRRVVIFLDYEYGDVSFYNMTDGSHIFTFTPILFQGALRPLFRLWKSDSVTLTIVH; this is translated from the coding sequence ATGACCCTGGACGCAGAAACTGCGCATCCTGCGCTCTTCCTGTCTGAACAGAGACGTGTAACATGGCAAGAAGAGAAGCAAGATCTCCGTGACTCCCCACAGAGATTTCATTCCCTGCCCTGTGTGCTGGGTCAGCTGAGTATCACCTCGGGGAGATACTACTGGGAGGTAGAAATTGGGGACACAGCTTCCTGTGATCTGGGAATCTGTAGGGACAATGTAACAAGGAAGGGGCAAGTCACAATATCCCCACAAAATGGTTTCTGGGCCATCAGGATTTATGAGGGGGAGTACTGGGCTCTCACTTCCCCAGAAACTCGTCTTACTCTGAGACAGCACCCCCGTAGGGTAGTGATATTCCTAGATTATGAATATGGAGACGTGTCATTCTATAACATGACAGATGGGTCCCATATTTTCACCTTTACCCCGATTTTGTTCCAAGGTGCCTTAAGACCTCTTTTCAGGCTTTGGAAGTCTGACTCAGTCACCTTGACCATTGTCCACTGA